A DNA window from Undibacterium sp. YM2 contains the following coding sequences:
- the groL gene encoding chaperonin GroEL (60 kDa chaperone family; promotes refolding of misfolded polypeptides especially under stressful conditions; forms two stacked rings of heptamers to form a barrel-shaped 14mer; ends can be capped by GroES; misfolded proteins enter the barrel where they are refolded when GroES binds) has protein sequence MAAKQVIFGDDARAKIVNGVNILANAVKVTLGPKGRNVVLERSFGAPTVTKDGVSVAKEIELKDKLENMGAQLVKEVASRTSDNAGDGTTTATVLAQAIVREGFKYVAAGFNPTDLKRGIDKAVTAIVAEIKTLSKPTTTNKEIAQVGSISANSDANIGDIIAKAMDKVGKEGVITVEDGKSLDNELDIVEGMQFDRGYLSPYFINNPEKQSVILENPFILLFDKKISNIRDLLPVLEQVAKSGRPLLIIAEDVDGEALATLVVNNIRGILKTAAVKAPGFGDRRKAMLEDIAILTGGQVIAEEVGLTLEKATLADLGQAKRIEIGKENTTVIDGAGQATGIEARVKQIRAQIEEATSDYDREKLQERVAKLAGGVAVIKVGAATEVEMKEKKARVEDALHATRAAVEEGVVPGGGVALLRARQAAGEIKGDNPDQEAGIKLVLKAIEAPLREIVANAGGEPSVVVNAIINGKGNYGFNAANDTYGDMIEMGILDPAKVTRSALQNAASVAGLILTTDALVAELSEDKPSMGGGDMGGMGGMGGMGGMM, from the coding sequence ATGGCAGCTAAACAAGTAATTTTTGGCGATGACGCACGTGCGAAGATCGTTAATGGCGTCAACATCCTGGCGAACGCAGTTAAAGTAACTCTGGGCCCTAAAGGCCGTAACGTTGTTCTGGAACGCTCTTTCGGCGCGCCTACAGTCACCAAAGACGGTGTCTCTGTAGCTAAAGAAATCGAACTGAAAGACAAGCTGGAAAACATGGGTGCACAACTGGTGAAAGAAGTGGCTTCCCGCACTTCTGACAACGCTGGTGATGGTACAACGACAGCGACAGTTCTGGCACAAGCCATCGTTCGCGAAGGTTTCAAATATGTAGCAGCTGGCTTCAACCCAACTGACCTGAAACGCGGTATCGACAAAGCGGTTACAGCCATCGTTGCTGAAATCAAAACGCTGTCCAAGCCAACAACAACCAACAAAGAAATCGCTCAAGTTGGTTCCATCTCTGCCAACTCCGATGCCAACATCGGCGACATCATTGCCAAAGCAATGGACAAAGTCGGCAAAGAAGGCGTGATCACTGTTGAAGACGGCAAATCCCTGGACAACGAACTCGACATCGTTGAAGGTATGCAGTTTGACCGTGGCTACCTGTCACCTTACTTCATCAACAATCCAGAAAAACAATCCGTTATCCTGGAAAACCCGTTCATCCTGTTGTTCGACAAAAAAATCTCGAACATCCGTGACCTGCTGCCAGTATTGGAACAAGTTGCAAAATCCGGCCGCCCACTGCTGATCATCGCTGAAGATGTCGATGGCGAAGCGCTGGCAACCCTGGTTGTGAACAACATCCGTGGCATCCTGAAAACTGCTGCTGTTAAAGCTCCAGGCTTCGGTGACCGTCGCAAAGCCATGCTGGAAGACATCGCTATCCTGACCGGTGGTCAAGTGATTGCTGAAGAAGTTGGCCTGACACTGGAAAAAGCGACTCTGGCTGATCTGGGCCAAGCCAAACGCATCGAAATCGGTAAAGAAAACACCACCGTTATCGATGGCGCTGGCCAGGCTACTGGTATCGAAGCACGCGTTAAACAAATCCGCGCGCAAATCGAAGAAGCAACTTCTGACTACGACCGTGAAAAACTGCAAGAACGCGTTGCCAAACTGGCAGGCGGCGTTGCTGTGATCAAGGTTGGTGCTGCAACTGAAGTTGAAATGAAAGAGAAAAAAGCACGCGTTGAAGATGCTCTGCACGCAACTCGCGCTGCCGTAGAAGAAGGCGTTGTTCCTGGCGGTGGCGTTGCCCTGCTGCGCGCACGTCAAGCTGCTGGCGAAATCAAAGGCGACAATCCAGATCAAGAAGCAGGTATCAAACTGGTTCTGAAAGCGATCGAAGCACCTCTGCGTGAAATCGTTGCTAACGCCGGTGGCGAACCTAGCGTTGTTGTTAACGCCATCATCAATGGCAAAGGCAACTACGGTTTCAATGCTGCCAATGACACATACGGCGACATGATAGAAATGGGTATCCTGGACCCAGCTAAAGTAACTCGCTCTGCATTGCAAAATGCAGCATCTGTTGCTGGCCTGATCCTGACTACTGACGCTCTGGTTGCTGAATTGTCTGAAGACAAGCCATCTATGGGTGGTGGTGATATGGGTGGTATGGGCGGTATGGGTGGTATGGGCGGCATGATGTAA
- a CDS encoding VOC family protein → MQQSNYLFFTTQCEQALDFYTQCGLGRVTDILRHGEGKMPMKNEAMRGKIMHARFEGPGVLFYASDNDDAEPMRGSAHILMMDSRAQTDQLFALMSQGANVTTPLAVQIWGDYFGKLTDQFGVQWMFNCAA, encoded by the coding sequence ATGCAGCAATCAAATTATCTGTTTTTTACGACGCAATGCGAACAGGCCCTGGATTTTTATACGCAGTGCGGCCTGGGCAGGGTGACCGATATCCTGCGTCATGGTGAGGGCAAGATGCCGATGAAGAACGAGGCCATGCGCGGCAAGATCATGCATGCCAGATTCGAGGGGCCGGGCGTACTTTTCTATGCCTCAGACAATGATGATGCAGAGCCTATGCGCGGTTCTGCCCACATACTGATGATGGATAGCCGTGCGCAAACCGATCAGCTGTTTGCACTCATGAGTCAGGGGGCAAATGTGACGACGCCGCTGGCTGTGCAAATCTGGGGGGATTATTTTGGCAAGCTGACTGACCAGTTCGGCGTCCAGTGGATGTTCAACTGCGCTGCATGA
- a CDS encoding 4-oxalocrotonate tautomerase: MPISVQVTTDLLTLAGEREVLPLVADALLRVHGLTGNKFMTPNVVGHLSVSPEARSYAGGKHQSLAVVEVKVPSVTFPTAEVKQAFVSEVTDIIDRLKQGTHPRERTYVNVTYAVDGTWGIAGKAYSNAEMGEAVQQGFH, translated from the coding sequence ATGCCTATCTCAGTTCAAGTTACTACAGACCTTCTAACTCTTGCGGGGGAGCGTGAAGTGCTGCCTCTCGTTGCAGACGCCTTGCTACGCGTGCATGGCTTGACTGGCAACAAGTTCATGACGCCTAACGTCGTCGGCCATCTGAGCGTCAGCCCGGAGGCGCGCAGCTATGCCGGTGGCAAGCACCAGTCGCTGGCGGTTGTCGAAGTGAAGGTTCCCTCGGTCACTTTCCCTACCGCCGAGGTCAAGCAGGCCTTTGTCAGCGAGGTTACGGACATCATAGACAGGCTCAAGCAGGGTACGCATCCGCGCGAAAGGACGTATGTCAACGTGACTTATGCAGTTGATGGTACCTGGGGTATTGCGGGCAAGGCCTATTCCAATGCAGAGATGGGAGAGGCCGTGCAGCAAGGTTTTCATTGA
- a CDS encoding TetR/AcrR family transcriptional regulator: MAHRAGQKEESKAKILKSAGRGFRSRGFGGSGVDGLAKDAAVTSGAFYAHFKSKADAFREAVVAGLEDLKLGVSQAREQLGSGWRTAFIDFYLGERRTCDLADSCALQSLSPEVARAEEKTRQAYETELLAIIETVAAGLDGQADTKREDATALLALLVGGVTLARAVNDPAISKDIATAVRKAALDLNSH, translated from the coding sequence ATGGCACACCGGGCGGGACAAAAAGAAGAAAGCAAGGCAAAGATACTTAAAAGCGCAGGCCGTGGATTTCGCAGCCGGGGGTTTGGTGGTTCTGGCGTTGATGGGCTGGCAAAAGATGCCGCAGTAACATCGGGGGCTTTCTATGCCCATTTCAAGTCGAAGGCAGACGCTTTCCGTGAGGCAGTGGTCGCCGGACTGGAAGACCTGAAGCTGGGAGTCAGCCAGGCGCGCGAGCAACTGGGAAGTGGCTGGCGCACGGCATTTATTGATTTTTACCTCGGGGAGCGCCGCACTTGCGACCTGGCCGATAGCTGCGCATTGCAAAGCCTGTCGCCTGAAGTAGCGCGGGCAGAGGAAAAGACGCGACAAGCATATGAAACCGAGTTGCTGGCAATCATAGAAACAGTGGCTGCAGGCCTGGATGGACAAGCTGATACCAAACGCGAAGATGCAACTGCCTTGCTGGCACTGCTGGTTGGTGGCGTCACCCTTGCCAGGGCTGTCAATGATCCTGCCATCAGCAAGGACATTGCTACGGCAGTTCGCAAGGCAGCATTGGATTTGAACAGCCACTGA
- a CDS encoding OPT family oligopeptide transporter translates to MVRQYLPGDMAQLTIRSAFTGFLLGGILSATALYIGAKTGITIGVGLTSVILAFAIFKILANLGLAKDFTILENNCTQSIATAAGYMTMPLNTVLSAYMLISGTVVSWWHLVVWMSICSILGVLVAFPMKRRFINEDQLPFPEGRACGVVLDAVYTGEAASGMYKARLMAFSAMWTAIYQMITSDGWMKLIQFKILRMDKWAGMTEAWHFQERVDSYYYAAAVKYDMLIPKILGTDFRALGLRFTLDAAMLGVGGLMGIRVASSVLLGTIINFVFLAPWMIQRGDIVERIAPSGKLVPISRTEIVNQWGLWWAVSMMVVASFISLAAKPELFTSLFKKSDTKKVADQTSTVLDHIEVPLIISYIGIPVFSILAAWTTHEFFGVPWLMSIITLPLVFILTIICANAMALTSWTPTGTLSKITQFSMGAIDSTNPANNLIPAGMTAEVASNASNLLSDIKPGYMLGAKPRQQAIGHIIGIFSGALACVPLYFLLFLPPDADGIRSTATIVSDKFAFPGAMQWKGVAELIAKGFSSLPASAITGIIVAAVAATIIEIARIITKGRFPLSAVSIGLGVILPPESCLAMWIGAAIFWWMGRKNSTPGSKGHDFWVEGCEPICAGLISGAALIGIGNAIINVLI, encoded by the coding sequence GTGGTTCGCCAATATTTACCGGGGGACATGGCGCAGTTAACCATACGCTCGGCATTCACTGGCTTTTTGCTTGGCGGCATATTGTCTGCAACTGCTTTATATATCGGTGCCAAAACCGGTATCACCATAGGCGTGGGCCTGACCTCCGTCATTCTGGCTTTTGCGATTTTCAAGATACTCGCGAACCTGGGGCTGGCCAAGGACTTCACTATCCTTGAAAACAACTGCACCCAATCCATCGCCACAGCGGCTGGCTACATGACCATGCCACTCAATACCGTGCTGTCAGCCTATATGCTGATCAGCGGTACGGTAGTCAGTTGGTGGCATCTGGTGGTGTGGATGAGTATCTGCTCCATCCTGGGTGTGCTGGTGGCTTTCCCGATGAAGCGCCGTTTCATCAATGAAGATCAACTGCCCTTCCCTGAGGGCCGTGCCTGTGGCGTCGTGCTGGATGCCGTCTATACCGGCGAAGCAGCCAGCGGCATGTACAAGGCGCGCCTGATGGCTTTTTCTGCGATGTGGACGGCAATCTATCAAATGATCACCAGTGATGGCTGGATGAAATTGATACAGTTCAAAATCCTGCGCATGGATAAATGGGCGGGCATGACTGAAGCCTGGCACTTCCAGGAGCGGGTTGATTCTTACTATTACGCTGCTGCCGTCAAATATGACATGCTGATCCCCAAAATCCTGGGTACAGATTTCCGTGCACTGGGTCTGCGCTTTACTCTTGATGCAGCCATGCTGGGCGTCGGTGGCCTGATGGGTATACGCGTCGCCAGCAGCGTTTTGCTCGGTACCATTATCAACTTCGTATTCCTGGCACCGTGGATGATACAGCGTGGCGACATCGTCGAACGCATCGCCCCTAGCGGTAAACTGGTTCCAATTTCCCGTACCGAGATCGTCAACCAATGGGGTCTGTGGTGGGCGGTTTCCATGATGGTAGTGGCATCTTTCATCAGCCTGGCAGCCAAACCAGAATTATTCACCAGCCTGTTCAAAAAATCTGATACCAAGAAAGTCGCAGACCAGACCAGCACTGTGCTTGATCATATTGAAGTACCGCTGATCATCTCTTACATAGGTATCCCTGTATTCAGTATCCTGGCTGCCTGGACCACGCATGAATTCTTTGGCGTGCCATGGCTGATGTCCATCATCACCCTGCCGCTGGTATTCATCCTGACCATCATCTGCGCCAATGCGATGGCCCTGACTTCATGGACACCGACAGGCACACTGTCAAAAATCACCCAGTTCAGCATGGGCGCGATCGACAGCACCAACCCAGCCAACAACCTGATACCTGCAGGCATGACGGCAGAAGTGGCATCGAATGCATCCAACCTGTTGTCTGATATCAAACCTGGCTATATGCTGGGTGCAAAACCAAGGCAGCAGGCGATAGGCCATATCATAGGCATCTTCTCGGGCGCGCTGGCTTGCGTACCGCTGTACTTCCTGCTGTTCTTGCCGCCAGATGCTGACGGCATACGCTCCACTGCCACTATCGTATCCGACAAATTTGCCTTCCCTGGCGCGATGCAATGGAAAGGCGTGGCCGAGCTGATCGCCAAAGGCTTCAGCAGCCTGCCAGCATCTGCCATCACCGGCATCATCGTGGCAGCAGTAGCAGCTACCATCATAGAAATTGCCCGTATCATCACCAAGGGCCGCTTCCCGCTGTCAGCTGTCTCCATCGGTCTGGGTGTCATCCTGCCACCAGAATCCTGCCTGGCAATGTGGATAGGCGCAGCCATATTCTGGTGGATGGGCCGCAAGAACAGCACGCCTGGCAGCAAAGGCCATGATTTCTGGGTAGAAGGGTGCGAACCTATCTGCGCTGGCCTGATCTCTGGTGCCGCTTTGATCGGTATCGGCAATGCGATTATCAATGTGCTGATCTGA
- a CDS encoding nuclear transport factor 2 family protein, which translates to MSIVTLFIAATFYAGPGSNQTTADAATIAAIEATCYDYIDGQLEADPKRVARSLHPDLAKRAVIGDTPDERLGLRRMSKEELVNLTKAGALKTPKAEWNRSCTVLDVTDKAASVRLETPWFVDYFHMGKFEDRWIIVNALWYSKPKKSG; encoded by the coding sequence ATGTCCATTGTGACCCTCTTCATCGCTGCTACCTTTTATGCCGGCCCTGGCAGCAATCAAACCACCGCAGATGCCGCAACCATTGCCGCCATCGAAGCCACTTGCTACGACTATATTGACGGCCAACTTGAAGCAGATCCCAAACGGGTAGCCAGGTCGCTACATCCCGACTTGGCAAAGCGCGCCGTGATAGGCGACACGCCGGATGAGCGCCTGGGCTTGCGCCGCATGTCCAAAGAAGAACTGGTCAACCTGACCAAAGCGGGGGCACTTAAAACACCAAAGGCTGAATGGAACCGTAGCTGCACCGTTCTGGACGTCACAGACAAAGCAGCCTCAGTACGACTGGAAACGCCTTGGTTTGTCGATTACTTCCACATGGGTAAATTTGAAGACCGCTGGATTATCGTGAATGCGCTTTGGTATAGCAAGCCAAAGAAAAGCGGTTAA
- a CDS encoding LysR substrate-binding domain-containing protein, producing MDRLASMAAFVKTVDAGSFAAAASALDMSPQMIAKHVSWLESRLGTRLINRTTRRQSLTDIGKAYYDRCKMVLADADWADSLADEVKGAPKGRLRINAPVSFGTYALTPVIARYLRQYPQVEIDLVLSDRYVDLVEEEFEAVFRIGRLSDSSFIARELAPFRLVACASPDYLKERGVPATPLDLEKHECLAYASSTGSTASEWRFMRGEEKYQAQVRHRLQLNDAEALLVAALNGIGVAYIAEDLAREDLRSGRLVKILPDYETPSRPVHLIYHPDRRQTPKLKSFIDTVVSELGM from the coding sequence ATGGACAGGCTTGCAAGCATGGCGGCTTTTGTCAAAACGGTGGATGCCGGGTCCTTTGCCGCAGCCGCCAGCGCATTGGACATGTCGCCTCAAATGATAGCCAAGCATGTGAGTTGGTTGGAAAGTCGTCTCGGGACGCGCCTGATCAACCGGACTACCCGGCGACAGAGCCTGACCGATATCGGCAAGGCTTATTACGATCGTTGCAAGATGGTGCTGGCCGATGCAGACTGGGCTGATTCGCTTGCCGACGAGGTGAAAGGGGCGCCCAAAGGGCGCTTGCGTATCAATGCGCCAGTGTCATTTGGCACTTACGCGCTGACACCGGTCATCGCCCGCTATTTGCGACAGTATCCACAGGTAGAAATTGATCTGGTGCTGAGTGACCGTTATGTTGATCTGGTGGAAGAAGAGTTTGAGGCAGTGTTTCGTATAGGCCGTTTGAGCGACTCCAGCTTCATTGCACGCGAACTTGCACCGTTTCGCCTGGTCGCCTGCGCATCACCAGACTATCTCAAAGAAAGGGGCGTTCCCGCCACGCCGCTTGATCTGGAAAAACACGAGTGTCTGGCTTATGCATCCAGCACAGGCTCCACTGCCAGCGAATGGCGCTTTATGCGTGGAGAAGAAAAATACCAGGCACAGGTCAGGCACCGTTTGCAACTCAATGATGCAGAAGCATTGCTGGTTGCAGCCTTGAATGGAATAGGCGTGGCTTATATTGCAGAGGACCTTGCGCGTGAAGATTTGCGCAGCGGTCGTCTCGTTAAAATTTTGCCTGACTATGAAACACCGTCGCGGCCCGTGCATCTTATCTACCATCCTGACCGCAGGCAGACTCCCAAGTTGAAGAGTTTTATTGACACAGTAGTTAGCGAGCTTGGTATGTAG
- a CDS encoding NADPH-dependent F420 reductase, with the protein MRKIGIIGSGNIGGTLTRLFTKAGHNVAVANSRGPSSLADLANETGAHPVTVSQAVQDSEIVVVTIPMTAVASLPKDLFRNAPADLIVIDTSNYYPQQRDGLIAEVEAGMTESAWVEQQIGRPVIKVFNSILAEHLLNKGTTDDSTNRVALAVAGDNTQAKAVVMQLVEEIGFAAVDAGTIAQSWRQQPGSPGYLKDYNAAGVRKTLTEARQERTPEWRATVNSPGTFESPA; encoded by the coding sequence ATGCGTAAAATCGGCATTATTGGATCGGGCAATATCGGTGGCACACTCACACGTTTATTCACCAAGGCAGGGCACAATGTAGCAGTGGCCAACTCACGTGGCCCGTCTTCATTAGCTGATCTGGCAAATGAAACGGGAGCCCATCCGGTGACGGTCTCACAAGCAGTGCAGGATAGTGAGATTGTGGTCGTCACTATCCCCATGACAGCTGTCGCCAGCTTGCCCAAAGACCTGTTCCGTAACGCACCTGCAGACTTGATTGTCATTGACACCAGCAACTATTATCCGCAGCAACGCGATGGCCTGATTGCAGAAGTTGAAGCAGGAATGACAGAAAGCGCCTGGGTTGAACAACAGATCGGACGCCCGGTTATCAAAGTATTCAATAGCATACTGGCTGAACACTTGCTCAACAAGGGTACGACTGATGACAGCACCAACCGGGTTGCGCTGGCAGTCGCTGGTGATAATACGCAAGCCAAAGCAGTCGTCATGCAACTTGTCGAAGAAATTGGTTTTGCAGCAGTTGATGCTGGCACGATCGCGCAATCATGGCGCCAGCAACCTGGCTCACCGGGATATCTGAAGGACTACAACGCCGCCGGTGTTCGCAAGACATTGACTGAAGCGCGGCAAGAACGAACTCCCGAATGGCGAGCTACTGTGAATAGTCCTGGCACTTTCGAATCACCAGCCTGA
- a CDS encoding NADP-dependent oxidoreductase produces MPLPAPASHEVIVRIKAASVNPLDLKILAGQKQAAFPVNFPYTMGTDFAGVVETTGDGVTGFKHGDRVAGRLSPSAGGAFAEYAAVPADLLSHIPAGVSDEQASALPTAAATARQALFNVGKLLPGQHVLIHAGAGGVGSFAIQLAKQAGAYVIATASEHKLDLIRELGADVAIDYHNSELLEHLGGMHLVLDTRGGETLARSWATVRPGGSIVSIVDNTIKPRDEIQAVFTAIKHDASVLSDLLKDVEATRLRVLADSTHILDDAHGALEHLAAGHSRGKVIICIGS; encoded by the coding sequence GTGCCACTCCCGGCCCCGGCATCCCATGAAGTCATCGTACGCATTAAAGCAGCGTCAGTGAATCCTCTGGACTTGAAGATACTGGCCGGCCAAAAGCAGGCGGCATTTCCAGTGAACTTTCCTTACACAATGGGAACTGACTTCGCCGGTGTTGTCGAAACGACCGGTGACGGCGTGACTGGCTTCAAGCATGGCGATCGCGTAGCTGGCCGCCTCAGTCCAAGCGCTGGCGGCGCCTTTGCAGAGTATGCCGCTGTGCCTGCCGATCTCTTATCCCACATCCCGGCTGGCGTCAGTGATGAGCAGGCTAGTGCCTTACCGACGGCCGCAGCGACGGCCAGGCAGGCCCTGTTCAATGTGGGCAAATTATTGCCGGGACAACATGTCCTGATACACGCAGGAGCTGGCGGCGTCGGCAGTTTTGCCATTCAACTTGCAAAACAGGCAGGCGCGTATGTCATCGCCACGGCGTCAGAGCACAAGCTCGATCTCATACGCGAGCTCGGCGCAGATGTGGCAATTGACTACCACAACAGTGAGCTGCTTGAGCATCTCGGAGGAATGCATCTGGTGTTGGATACCCGTGGCGGGGAAACGCTGGCACGCTCCTGGGCAACCGTCCGTCCTGGCGGAAGCATAGTATCCATCGTGGATAACACCATTAAACCACGTGACGAGATTCAGGCCGTGTTCACAGCGATCAAGCATGACGCATCCGTCTTGTCTGACCTGCTGAAAGACGTTGAAGCTACACGCCTGAGGGTGCTAGCGGACTCGACTCATATTCTGGACGATGCACATGGAGCTCTTGAACACTTAGCAGCGGGTCATTCTCGCGGCAAGGTCATCATATGCATCGGAAGCTAA
- a CDS encoding ester cyclase has translation MTKISTLTAIIIMLGSTFVTHVARADDDRAIVEAFYSKLLSGTSSADLPARMAEVLAPDWQSRGDYTSVAKTRDQFLKQLQGTGNILPNLTWKIEEILQVGNRYVVRGHASATPVLSFLGVEASNRRFDIMSIDIHTVENHKIVKSYHVEDWHGATEQLKNK, from the coding sequence ATGACTAAAATTTCTACCTTAACCGCCATAATCATTATGCTCGGCAGTACATTTGTCACGCACGTAGCAAGGGCTGACGATGACCGCGCTATTGTCGAGGCCTTCTACAGCAAATTACTGAGCGGAACAAGCAGTGCCGATCTGCCAGCCAGAATGGCCGAAGTGCTTGCCCCTGACTGGCAAAGCAGAGGGGACTATACGAGTGTGGCAAAGACACGTGATCAATTTTTAAAACAGCTGCAAGGCACAGGCAATATTCTGCCCAATCTCACCTGGAAGATAGAAGAAATTCTTCAAGTCGGTAATCGCTATGTCGTCCGTGGACATGCCAGTGCAACACCTGTTCTTTCCTTCCTGGGTGTGGAAGCGTCCAACCGTCGCTTCGACATCATGTCGATTGATATCCATACTGTAGAAAACCACAAGATCGTAAAGTCATATCATGTCGAAGACTGGCATGGAGCGACTGAGCAACTGAAAAACAAATAA
- a CDS encoding MBL fold metallo-hydrolase yields the protein MKKIKLATLLLLAALASTFATTVTLAANNDISKEKIVRLANVTEISPGVHVIEDRQHIFLVPNVTIITGKDAVLVVDTGLGAASAQLVLQEARRLAGDKKIYLTVTHFHPEHGFGAQVFKGQATIIYNRAQRDELRKKGPVFRTLFSEKLDVSEAMKDVNFVEPDITYENEASIDLGGRVVKLNYYQAAHTLGDQVISIPEQGIVILGDLLETKSFPIMPWFPDLQDTDVDPLNWREIFRKIAATRPNIVIPGHGTIGTAADLEASAQHMDFAREEVAKSCAAGKQLPDIQKELTPVLTAQHPDWDLKDWISMEIQVYYERLCHK from the coding sequence GTGAAAAAAATCAAACTCGCTACCCTCCTCTTGCTGGCTGCATTGGCGTCAACTTTTGCCACTACAGTTACGCTCGCGGCAAATAATGACATATCAAAAGAAAAAATCGTCCGCCTCGCAAATGTGACTGAAATCAGTCCAGGTGTACATGTGATTGAAGACAGACAGCATATTTTTTTGGTGCCGAATGTCACTATCATCACAGGTAAAGATGCAGTCCTGGTAGTCGATACCGGGCTGGGTGCAGCAAGTGCACAACTCGTCTTGCAAGAAGCACGCAGGCTCGCGGGAGACAAAAAAATCTATCTGACTGTGACGCACTTTCATCCTGAACATGGTTTCGGGGCGCAAGTCTTTAAGGGCCAGGCAACGATAATCTATAACCGCGCCCAGCGAGATGAATTGCGTAAAAAGGGACCAGTTTTCCGCACATTGTTTTCTGAAAAACTGGACGTCAGCGAAGCAATGAAAGATGTGAATTTCGTAGAACCAGATATTACCTACGAAAACGAAGCCTCAATTGACCTTGGCGGACGGGTAGTAAAACTCAATTACTACCAGGCGGCGCATACGCTTGGGGACCAGGTGATCTCGATTCCAGAACAGGGCATCGTGATATTAGGCGATCTGCTGGAAACCAAATCCTTCCCCATCATGCCCTGGTTTCCTGATTTGCAGGATACAGATGTTGATCCGTTGAACTGGCGCGAGATTTTTCGAAAGATCGCTGCGACCAGGCCAAACATCGTCATTCCAGGACATGGCACGATAGGTACTGCGGCGGACCTGGAAGCTTCAGCGCAACACATGGATTTTGCCCGTGAGGAAGTTGCCAAGTCTTGTGCTGCAGGCAAGCAACTGCCTGACATCCAGAAAGAGCTGACACCCGTCCTGACAGCCCAACATCCCGATTGGGATCTGAAGGACTGGATAAGCATGGAAATTCAGGTGTACTACGAGCGCCTCTGCCACAAATAA
- a CDS encoding LysR family transcriptional regulator, producing MDFHGIDLNLLAAFDALVNERNVTRAAAHVGVSQPAMSAALSRLRTLFNDQLFLRSAHGLLLTPKARDLAEPVSQALKQIEKALLPKPRFEPANASITFTLGLSEYPAFVLLPIIVKAMQNHGKGISLAVHGIGSRDSAVDLLDAGTIDVAIGAPPSVAEKRILTQTIMRDEFITIVRRDHPEVTDDMSMQTFLKLTHLLVSPEGDRYGMVDQALAHLGQRRKLGLTLPQMFAAPSVVAKTDMVSTVLKRIAQHSCDWRKLAAYPPPVAMPEINYDLMWHSRNDTHQAQLWLREQIALTASTLR from the coding sequence ATGGATTTCCACGGGATAGACCTTAATCTGCTGGCCGCCTTCGATGCCCTTGTCAACGAGCGCAATGTGACACGCGCTGCTGCCCATGTCGGTGTCAGCCAGCCTGCAATGAGTGCTGCACTGTCCCGACTGCGCACGCTATTCAATGACCAGTTATTCCTGCGCAGCGCGCATGGCCTGCTGCTGACACCAAAGGCAAGAGATCTCGCAGAACCTGTTTCACAGGCATTAAAGCAAATTGAAAAAGCGCTGTTACCCAAACCCCGCTTCGAACCAGCGAATGCATCAATTACATTCACGCTTGGCTTGTCTGAGTATCCTGCCTTTGTCTTATTACCCATCATTGTGAAAGCAATGCAGAATCACGGGAAGGGGATATCCCTGGCGGTGCATGGAATAGGCAGCCGCGATAGTGCGGTCGATTTACTGGATGCAGGAACCATTGACGTTGCGATTGGGGCACCGCCCAGTGTGGCTGAAAAGCGGATATTGACACAGACAATCATGCGTGACGAATTTATTACCATTGTTCGTCGAGACCATCCTGAAGTAACAGATGACATGAGTATGCAAACATTTCTCAAGCTAACTCATTTGTTGGTATCGCCAGAGGGTGACCGCTATGGCATGGTTGATCAAGCATTGGCACATCTGGGCCAGCGCCGCAAATTAGGGCTCACCTTGCCACAAATGTTTGCGGCACCTTCAGTCGTCGCAAAGACAGATATGGTCTCAACTGTACTGAAACGTATAGCCCAGCATTCCTGCGATTGGCGCAAGCTGGCTGCTTATCCGCCACCTGTTGCCATGCCGGAAATCAACTATGATTTGATGTGGCATAGTCGCAATGATACCCATCAGGCACAGCTATGGCTGCGCGAACAAATTGCACTGACGGCATCAACACTTCGATAA